In Pseudovibrio brasiliensis, the following are encoded in one genomic region:
- a CDS encoding RHS repeat-associated core domain-containing protein yields the protein MGGTSDNNEVEVTDSSGSLANQSKASANASNSATAVDASAAEKLIFELIAEKEEELEQLKKEEKQLQEDYATAQTDFDRSQIMEEQKHLQADAYVAAYEHKALSDYGYTESFSDYINNHPRAGGNDFSTTPADFRLDAARRLGPGYMAEATGWLNMLEVGPQDMLGVAGRGPKVFKGLAALFKKGGKKALSKLKKQTERVRSQRSDRTKARKKRRKKRKECQKKGNPVQMPTGMTIAEDAMFLIAGIIPIVIGSIYYSDCQLSTAFGNRRIGMLDAFIERNKNGTLTYWDVENDPVIFPNPTPNPEMWFESDSVRSIQIQQGRRRSLIIREEGKFHYFAKHKSGKWNLVRTEDRNNNTVIFERDEDGHLLTITNVEGLKVRFEHKGKLRIGAWLQGLDGAEKKVMSWGYDDRGNMIKSECLYGDIFDYGYDQNMHMVSMQRNGLYQASYTNDKQGRKLSVATNGPYNGDLFEYDDKLRITTYLPQGNPDFLEKFYYNEFDTITAEANALGHIKRSFENDLGYIEKQVDAEGNETSYTYDDNGNIKSITDGEGRSSFYAWDDDDNLEILIDPEGNSWDYHYDDKGNLIAIEDANRFRSDIRNNDLGLPIGIMRHDGLLQQYAYDEHHRLTVLSDFNGGKTKYEHDEFGRITQITDALGAATQLVYRDQVGWDFWQASKVIRPDGNTIEYVSKKRGVISVIEGDQRHNTYQYDAFGNLLKVCDTIGNELSFHYDGQERIEKITNQNGLDWTFARDGAGRIIRECDFDDQSFEYDYDAADRVIEVRRDDGGRTLYTYDKSDLIVEEAVFVSGSVKPDIVSFEYNDRGLLAKVTNANSTVEYEYDANGEVVAESTDSFRVESDIDCCGQRSQRRVFDLARADQPESSSALDEGLSALAKMRGDVPVAQVGQLLQQVDYLYDPLGGLKEFKVGGKEGRHAPLKFTRDLLGRELTRASASGFSLAKQWDALGQLQSQQAGRALTGVPDKQGNRIAPNVSMSRQYGWNKFFEPTDIKDQRWGETHFRYDARGQISQGSFSDGFTEHFSYDPAQNVSAVTEQSSPLTKSEGSEKQSSYTLLVQDYRARKNEQHQTAKELLSWRSTKGGRVELARGTFGERIALEYDSRGRVTSRLVERDGFRPQRWRFSWDGRDRLDSVIVPSGDKWAYTYDPLGRRLEKIKYSRSLNKNGEQGDWLEVRRIATLWDGDVPAWEEDSGDRVEWHFEPNSFVPLARQQDDQLCYVVTDYLGTPREIMSETGVPVWAADFTTWGQLRRLWQGDNDNIASDRGPFQGYDGDGNPVYSTNVYGNESLEVSGSLALKASAEPDPFFCPIRFQGQWADQETGLYYNRFRYYDPQAAQYMSPDPIGIMGGARRQGYVPSTSVWVDPYGLIHKNSGNAVSDYGLYKIWINNKFAKVGLADTQRVTKSSGLPTRLHQQIRKLERCYGKGNVHYVYGKLGKMSKKCAEIRENAEITKETLKNDGKIPSGNSKSYPGPGSKTIADTCLDGSMPGGTFFGG from the coding sequence ATGGGTGGAACATCCGATAACAATGAGGTGGAGGTAACTGACAGTAGTGGCTCGCTGGCAAACCAGTCAAAGGCAAGTGCCAATGCCAGCAATAGTGCGACCGCCGTTGATGCCAGTGCAGCAGAGAAGCTAATTTTTGAACTGATTGCTGAAAAAGAAGAAGAGCTAGAGCAACTAAAGAAAGAAGAAAAGCAATTACAAGAAGATTATGCAACTGCTCAAACTGATTTCGATCGAAGTCAAATCATGGAGGAGCAGAAGCATCTGCAAGCTGATGCTTATGTTGCTGCTTACGAACACAAAGCACTAAGCGACTACGGTTATACGGAATCCTTTTCGGATTACATTAACAATCATCCCCGTGCAGGGGGGAACGATTTTTCTACAACGCCTGCAGATTTCAGGCTCGATGCTGCTCGCCGTCTTGGCCCCGGTTACATGGCTGAGGCGACAGGGTGGCTCAATATGTTAGAAGTTGGCCCGCAAGATATGCTTGGTGTAGCGGGACGAGGGCCCAAAGTCTTCAAAGGGCTCGCTGCTCTCTTCAAAAAAGGCGGGAAGAAAGCTCTAAGTAAATTAAAAAAGCAGACAGAACGTGTTCGTTCTCAGCGCTCAGACCGCACCAAAGCACGAAAAAAACGCAGAAAAAAAAGAAAAGAATGCCAAAAAAAGGGTAACCCAGTTCAAATGCCGACGGGTATGACCATTGCAGAAGATGCAATGTTCCTGATTGCTGGCATTATTCCTATTGTCATTGGGTCAATTTACTACAGTGATTGTCAGCTCAGTACAGCCTTTGGCAATCGACGGATTGGCATGCTGGATGCCTTTATTGAACGTAACAAAAATGGAACACTAACCTATTGGGATGTGGAAAATGACCCTGTCATATTCCCAAATCCAACCCCAAATCCGGAGATGTGGTTTGAGAGCGATAGTGTACGTTCGATTCAGATACAGCAAGGGCGCCGGCGGTCGCTAATCATACGTGAAGAAGGCAAGTTTCACTATTTTGCCAAGCATAAAAGTGGCAAATGGAATCTGGTTAGAACCGAAGACCGAAACAACAATACCGTTATCTTTGAGCGTGATGAAGACGGCCATCTACTCACGATAACCAATGTAGAAGGTCTGAAAGTTCGTTTTGAGCACAAGGGCAAGTTACGCATTGGAGCCTGGCTTCAGGGGCTTGATGGCGCTGAAAAGAAAGTTATGTCCTGGGGCTACGATGATCGTGGCAACATGATCAAATCTGAATGCCTGTATGGGGACATCTTTGACTATGGTTATGACCAGAACATGCATATGGTTTCCATGCAGCGCAATGGTCTTTATCAGGCCAGCTATACAAATGACAAACAAGGCCGCAAACTCAGCGTTGCAACGAACGGTCCCTATAATGGGGACCTGTTTGAGTATGATGATAAGCTTCGTATTACAACATACCTACCACAGGGTAACCCTGATTTTCTTGAGAAATTCTATTACAACGAGTTCGATACCATCACTGCAGAAGCTAATGCGCTTGGTCATATCAAACGAAGCTTTGAGAATGACTTGGGGTATATTGAAAAGCAGGTTGATGCGGAAGGTAATGAAACATCTTACACTTACGATGATAACGGCAACATCAAATCAATCACAGACGGTGAAGGACGATCTAGTTTTTATGCCTGGGATGATGATGACAACCTTGAAATCCTAATTGATCCAGAGGGTAACAGCTGGGATTATCACTACGACGATAAAGGTAATCTGATCGCCATCGAAGATGCTAACCGGTTTCGTTCTGATATTCGCAACAATGATCTGGGCTTGCCGATCGGCATAATGCGCCACGATGGTTTGTTACAACAGTATGCCTATGATGAGCATCACCGACTAACCGTCCTTTCAGATTTTAATGGTGGCAAGACGAAGTATGAACATGACGAGTTCGGACGTATCACTCAGATTACTGACGCGCTTGGTGCTGCCACACAGCTTGTGTATCGTGATCAAGTCGGTTGGGATTTCTGGCAGGCTTCAAAGGTTATTCGTCCTGATGGCAATACTATCGAGTATGTGAGTAAAAAACGCGGGGTTATCTCTGTCATAGAAGGGGATCAGCGGCACAATACTTATCAATATGATGCCTTTGGTAACCTGCTTAAGGTCTGCGATACCATCGGCAATGAACTGAGTTTCCACTATGACGGCCAAGAACGCATTGAAAAGATCACCAATCAGAATGGTTTGGACTGGACTTTTGCGCGGGATGGGGCCGGGCGCATCATTCGTGAATGTGATTTTGATGATCAGAGCTTTGAGTATGATTACGATGCAGCTGATAGAGTAATTGAGGTCAGGCGCGACGATGGTGGTCGCACGCTTTATACCTATGACAAATCTGACTTAATCGTTGAAGAGGCTGTTTTCGTCTCTGGTTCTGTAAAGCCAGATATTGTTTCCTTTGAGTACAATGATCGTGGACTGCTCGCGAAGGTCACCAATGCAAACTCTACGGTAGAGTATGAATACGATGCCAACGGTGAAGTGGTCGCTGAAAGCACAGATAGCTTCCGTGTCGAAAGTGATATTGATTGCTGCGGCCAACGTTCACAGCGGCGTGTTTTTGATCTGGCGCGAGCAGATCAACCTGAGAGTAGTTCTGCTCTGGACGAAGGCTTAAGCGCTCTTGCCAAAATGCGCGGTGACGTGCCAGTGGCACAGGTTGGTCAGCTGCTGCAACAAGTGGACTACCTCTATGACCCACTCGGAGGTCTTAAAGAGTTCAAAGTTGGTGGCAAGGAAGGGCGTCATGCTCCGCTTAAGTTTACTCGAGATCTCCTAGGCCGTGAGCTAACACGGGCAAGTGCCTCAGGATTTTCGCTAGCTAAGCAATGGGATGCTCTAGGCCAACTGCAAAGCCAGCAAGCCGGACGTGCGCTGACAGGTGTACCAGATAAACAGGGCAACCGGATTGCTCCAAATGTCTCCATGTCGCGTCAATATGGTTGGAATAAATTTTTTGAGCCGACTGATATCAAGGATCAGCGTTGGGGAGAAACACATTTCCGCTACGATGCCCGTGGCCAGATCAGTCAGGGATCTTTTTCTGATGGGTTTACGGAGCATTTCTCCTACGATCCAGCTCAGAACGTTTCTGCGGTCACAGAACAATCAAGTCCCCTTACCAAAAGTGAGGGGAGTGAAAAGCAAAGCAGTTATACGCTGTTAGTACAAGATTATCGTGCTCGCAAAAACGAACAGCATCAGACAGCTAAGGAGCTGCTCTCGTGGAGATCTACAAAAGGCGGGAGGGTAGAACTTGCGCGCGGCACGTTTGGTGAACGTATTGCATTGGAGTATGACAGCCGGGGCCGTGTTACTAGCAGACTGGTGGAACGCGACGGATTTCGTCCTCAACGTTGGCGCTTCAGCTGGGATGGCCGTGACAGACTGGACAGTGTAATTGTACCGTCAGGCGATAAATGGGCTTATACCTATGACCCGCTTGGTCGCAGACTTGAGAAGATCAAATACAGCCGCTCGCTCAATAAGAATGGAGAGCAAGGTGACTGGCTGGAAGTGCGCCGAATTGCTACACTTTGGGACGGCGATGTTCCCGCCTGGGAAGAAGATTCCGGGGATCGGGTAGAATGGCACTTCGAACCGAACAGTTTTGTGCCTTTGGCCCGACAGCAGGATGATCAGCTTTGCTATGTGGTCACTGACTATCTCGGCACGCCCCGTGAAATCATGAGTGAAACTGGTGTGCCTGTATGGGCGGCAGACTTCACCACATGGGGACAGCTACGTCGCTTGTGGCAAGGCGATAACGATAATATTGCTAGTGATAGAGGGCCGTTTCAAGGCTATGATGGTGACGGTAATCCTGTCTACAGCACCAATGTGTATGGAAATGAAAGTCTGGAAGTTTCCGGCTCTCTAGCTCTCAAGGCCTCTGCGGAGCCTGACCCTTTCTTTTGTCCGATAAGATTCCAGGGCCAGTGGGCAGACCAAGAAACCGGGCTATACTACAACCGTTTTCGCTACTACGATCCACAAGCTGCACAATATATGTCGCCCGATCCGATAGGGATTATGGGAGGAGCACGCAGACAGGGGTATGTGCCAAGTACTTCTGTTTGGGTTGATCCTTACGGTCTAATTCACAAGAACTCAGGAAACGCAGTATCGGATTATGGGCTCTATAAAATCTGGATAAATAACAAGTTTGCTAAAGTCGGTTTGGCAGATACACAAAGAGTTACAAAATCCTCGGGATTGCCGACGCGTCTTCATCAGCAAATTAGAAAACTTGAAAGATGTTATGGCAAAGGAAATGTACATTACGTATATGGGAAATTAGGTAAAATGAGCAAGAAATGTGCTGAAATTAGAGAGAACGCGGAGATAACAAAAGAAACTTTGAAAAATGATGGCAAAATTCCATCTGGGAACTCGAAATCATACCCTGGCCCAGGAAGTAAAACCATCGCAGATACTTGTCTGGACGGCAGTATGCCAGGCGGAACATTCTTTGGAGGATAG